From a single Planococcus shenhongbingii genomic region:
- the rsmA gene encoding 16S rRNA (adenine(1518)-N(6)/adenine(1519)-N(6))-dimethyltransferase RsmA — protein sequence MTKDIATPIRTQEIMVKHGLTVKKSLGQNFLIDPNILRKIVGKAKLTKESAVIEIGPGIGALTEHLAREAGKVLAFEIDQRLLPVLKDTLSPYDNISIIHSDILKADVQTAIEEELAGYEDIMVVANLPYYVTTPIIMKLLLEKLPIRGLVVMLQKEVAERITAKPGTKAYGSLSIAIQYYTEAEMALTVPKTVFMPQPNVDSAVIRMIKRPEPQVKVIDEDFFFTVTRGSFVQRRKTILNNLQSAMPLGKEKKELILKALEEAEIEPSRRGETLSIKEFGLLADKLHAYFG from the coding sequence ATGACTAAAGATATTGCCACACCTATACGCACTCAGGAAATCATGGTAAAACATGGCCTGACTGTAAAGAAAAGCCTCGGCCAAAATTTCCTGATTGATCCAAATATTCTCCGGAAAATTGTCGGCAAGGCAAAGCTAACAAAAGAGTCAGCCGTTATTGAAATCGGACCTGGAATCGGAGCTTTGACAGAACATTTGGCTCGTGAAGCAGGCAAAGTGCTGGCGTTTGAAATTGATCAGCGCCTTTTGCCGGTGTTGAAAGACACTTTATCTCCATACGACAATATCTCCATTATTCATTCAGATATCTTAAAAGCTGATGTTCAGACAGCCATTGAGGAAGAACTTGCAGGATATGAAGACATCATGGTGGTAGCAAATTTGCCTTATTATGTCACAACACCGATTATTATGAAGCTGCTTCTTGAAAAACTGCCAATTCGAGGTTTAGTGGTTATGCTCCAAAAAGAAGTAGCGGAGCGCATCACAGCAAAGCCTGGCACAAAAGCCTATGGATCGTTGTCGATTGCTATCCAGTATTACACCGAAGCAGAAATGGCTCTGACTGTACCGAAGACCGTCTTTATGCCACAACCAAATGTTGATTCCGCTGTTATTCGGATGATTAAACGCCCGGAACCGCAAGTAAAGGTGATTGATGAAGATTTCTTTTTCACGGTAACTAGAGGGTCGTTTGTTCAGCGCCGGAAAACCATTTTGAACAATTTACAGTCGGCGATGCCTCTTGGCAAAGAAAAAAAAGAGCTGATTTTAAAAGCGTTGGAAGAAGCAGAAATTGAACCATCACGCCGAGGAGAAACTCTTTCTATAAAAGAATTCGGTTTGCTTGCCGATAAACTGCATGCTTATTTCGGGTAA
- the rnmV gene encoding ribonuclease M5, with the protein MKIKEIIIVEGKDDTVAVKRAINADTLETNGSAISKETLVRIAHAQQKRGVIVFTDPDYPGQRIRAIIEEHVPGVKHAFLAKEKTIAKNGKGLGIEHAKDEDIREALSAVYTPRQTEDAVEITMEDLMDAALVAHPQAKMRRIRLGALLQIGYTNGKQLQKRLHMFGISKTQFIEAVQALNQEELS; encoded by the coding sequence GTGAAAATCAAAGAAATAATCATAGTTGAAGGAAAAGACGATACAGTAGCAGTCAAACGTGCTATAAATGCAGATACGCTAGAGACAAACGGTTCTGCAATTTCTAAAGAAACGCTGGTGCGCATTGCCCATGCCCAGCAAAAACGGGGAGTCATCGTTTTTACAGACCCTGATTATCCTGGACAGCGAATCCGTGCTATTATTGAAGAACATGTGCCGGGTGTAAAACATGCCTTTTTAGCAAAAGAAAAGACCATTGCGAAAAACGGCAAAGGGCTTGGGATAGAACATGCCAAAGACGAAGATATCCGAGAAGCATTATCCGCTGTGTATACGCCACGTCAAACAGAAGATGCGGTTGAAATTACCATGGAGGATTTGATGGACGCAGCATTAGTTGCGCACCCTCAAGCTAAAATGCGCCGAATCCGCCTAGGAGCTCTGCTCCAAATAGGCTATACCAATGGAAAACAGCTTCAAAAAAGGCTTCATATGTTTGGAATCTCCAAAACTCAATTTATCGAAGCTGTACAAGCGTTAAACCAGGAGGAACTTTCATGA
- the glmU gene encoding bifunctional UDP-N-acetylglucosamine diphosphorylase/glucosamine-1-phosphate N-acetyltransferase GlmU: MTNTYAVVLAAGQGTRMKSKLYKVLHPVCGMPMVEHVTNNVAQLGVEKIVTIVGHGAEKVQEQLGSKSEYALQEEQLGTAHAVQQAASLIEGLPGTTLVVCGDTPLIRPETMEALLSHHAETNAKATILTAIADNPAGYGRILRDEAGSVSKIVEQKDASAEEQKVKEINTGTYCFDNQALFEALKLVSNNNAQGEYYLPDVIEILQKQGETVAAYATDSFDETLGVNDRVALSEAERIMRARIAKKHMRAGVTIIDPATAYISAEAEIGADTVLQPNVIIEGNTKIGEDCLVSSNSHIENSIIGDRTVIRSSHVYDSTVGNDTAVGPFAHLRPQSQLGDEVKIGNFVEVKKSALGNGSKVSHLSYIGDANVGTNVNIGCGTITVNYDGKNKFLTTIEDDSFIGCNSNLIAPVTIGKGSYVAAGSTISKNVPSDALAIARARQENKEGYVNKLNSRK; the protein is encoded by the coding sequence ATGACGAATACATACGCAGTAGTATTAGCCGCCGGACAAGGGACGCGAATGAAGTCTAAACTTTATAAAGTGCTTCACCCTGTTTGCGGCATGCCGATGGTTGAACACGTCACCAATAACGTAGCACAGCTGGGCGTTGAAAAAATTGTGACGATTGTTGGCCACGGTGCTGAAAAAGTGCAAGAACAACTTGGATCGAAAAGCGAGTATGCGCTTCAGGAAGAGCAATTGGGAACGGCGCACGCGGTACAGCAAGCTGCTTCATTGATTGAAGGGCTGCCTGGCACGACATTAGTGGTGTGCGGGGATACTCCTTTGATCCGCCCTGAAACGATGGAGGCTTTGCTTAGCCACCATGCAGAAACAAACGCAAAAGCCACTATTTTGACAGCTATTGCGGATAATCCAGCAGGTTACGGGCGGATTTTGCGCGATGAAGCTGGAAGCGTCTCAAAAATCGTTGAACAGAAAGATGCTTCTGCCGAAGAGCAAAAAGTGAAAGAGATCAACACAGGCACTTACTGTTTTGACAACCAGGCACTATTCGAAGCGTTAAAATTGGTTTCGAACAATAATGCTCAAGGCGAGTATTATTTGCCGGATGTCATTGAAATTCTGCAAAAGCAGGGAGAAACAGTGGCTGCCTATGCCACAGACAGTTTTGATGAAACGCTGGGCGTCAATGACCGTGTAGCTTTAAGTGAAGCGGAACGCATCATGCGCGCACGCATCGCGAAAAAACACATGCGTGCCGGTGTTACCATTATCGATCCAGCTACAGCTTATATCAGTGCCGAAGCAGAGATCGGCGCAGATACAGTTCTTCAGCCAAATGTAATTATCGAAGGAAACACTAAAATTGGAGAAGACTGCCTCGTTTCTTCAAATAGCCATATTGAAAACAGTATCATCGGCGACCGGACGGTTATCCGTTCATCGCATGTTTACGACAGCACGGTCGGAAATGATACAGCAGTAGGACCTTTCGCGCATCTGCGCCCGCAGTCGCAATTAGGCGATGAAGTGAAAATCGGCAATTTTGTTGAAGTGAAAAAATCGGCGCTTGGAAATGGCAGTAAAGTTTCGCATTTAAGCTATATCGGAGATGCAAATGTTGGCACAAACGTCAATATCGGCTGTGGCACCATAACTGTCAATTACGATGGCAAGAACAAGTTTCTCACTACGATTGAAGATGACTCGTTTATCGGGTGTAATTCAAACCTGATTGCCCCTGTTACTATTGGTAAAGGCTCATACGTAGCCGCAGGATCTACCATTTCTAAAAATGTGCCGAGCGATGCTTTAGCGATTGCACGCGCACGTCAAGAAAACAAAGAAGGCTATGTAAACAAATTAAATTCAAGAAAATAA
- the purR gene encoding pur operon repressor, protein MKWKRSERLVDMTHYLLDHPHKLIPLTYFSDLYESAKSSISEDLGIVKETFEEKGIGLLMTVPGAAGGVKYIPKLHQQEIKGIMAELIKELSQSDRLLPGGYLYMTDVLGNPDIMNRIGKVFATAFADKKIDVIMTVATKGIPIAHAIARHLNVPVVIVRRDSKVTEGSTVSINYVSGSSRRIQTMVLSKRSMKSGQRVLITDDFMKVGGTMNGMKNLLEEFECTLAGVAVLVEAEHSDERLVEKYLSLVKLHEVSEKERTIALEEGNYFTNGGF, encoded by the coding sequence ATGAAGTGGAAGCGCAGTGAACGGTTAGTTGATATGACACATTATCTTTTGGACCATCCACATAAACTGATTCCCCTTACATATTTTTCAGATCTCTATGAATCGGCCAAGTCTTCAATCAGTGAAGACTTAGGAATTGTCAAAGAGACGTTTGAAGAAAAAGGGATTGGGTTATTGATGACCGTACCGGGAGCGGCCGGCGGCGTGAAGTATATACCGAAACTTCACCAACAAGAAATCAAAGGCATTATGGCTGAACTAATAAAAGAGTTAAGCCAATCAGACCGGCTTTTGCCGGGCGGATACTTGTACATGACGGACGTCCTGGGCAATCCTGATATCATGAACCGGATCGGCAAGGTTTTTGCTACCGCTTTTGCGGATAAAAAAATTGATGTTATCATGACTGTCGCCACCAAAGGGATTCCGATTGCCCATGCCATTGCCCGCCATCTCAATGTTCCAGTCGTCATTGTCCGAAGAGACAGCAAAGTGACGGAAGGCTCGACTGTGAGCATCAACTACGTTTCCGGTTCTTCGCGCCGCATTCAGACCATGGTGCTGTCTAAGCGCAGCATGAAGAGTGGTCAGCGGGTATTAATTACCGATGACTTCATGAAAGTCGGCGGCACGATGAACGGCATGAAAAATTTACTCGAAGAATTCGAATGCACACTTGCAGGAGTAGCCGTGTTGGTAGAAGCGGAGCATTCCGACGAGCGCCTCGTTGAAAAATACTTGTCACTTGTCAAATTGCATGAAGTCAGCGAAAAAGAGCGGACCATTGCGTTGGAAGAAGGAAACTACTTTACTAATGGAGGGTTTTAA
- the veg gene encoding biofilm formation stimulator Veg → MPKTLADIKKSLDLHLGKRLILKANGGRKKTVERAGILRETYHSVFVIELDQDEHSFERVSYSYADILTEAVEIIVHEGTEEALFVK, encoded by the coding sequence ATGCCCAAAACTTTGGCGGATATTAAAAAGTCGTTGGACCTGCATTTGGGAAAGCGATTGATTTTAAAGGCAAATGGAGGACGTAAGAAAACGGTCGAACGCGCCGGAATCTTACGAGAAACGTATCACTCGGTGTTCGTAATTGAACTTGATCAAGATGAGCATTCATTTGAACGCGTGTCTTACAGCTACGCAGACATTCTAACAGAAGCAGTAGAAATTATTGTGCATGAAGGAACAGAAGAAGCACTTTTTGTTAAATAA
- the pth gene encoding aminoacyl-tRNA hydrolase, which produces MKLIIGLGNPGKTYEQTRHNIGFKVIDYLASKWNAPLTQNKFKGMYSIIHRPEGKVMLLKPLTYMNLSGESVGALMDYYDIDIHDIVVIYDDLDLPTGQLRLRQKGSAGGHNGIKSLIQHLGTQQFNRIRIGISRPPAGMKVPDYVLSRFSESEIPEVAEAVKQSAEACELWLSKPYLEVMNNFNGS; this is translated from the coding sequence ATGAAACTGATTATCGGCTTGGGGAATCCTGGCAAAACCTATGAGCAGACACGGCATAATATCGGCTTTAAAGTGATTGATTACCTGGCTTCTAAGTGGAATGCGCCTTTGACGCAAAACAAGTTTAAAGGCATGTATTCCATCATCCACCGCCCTGAAGGAAAAGTGATGCTGTTAAAACCGCTCACTTATATGAATTTATCGGGTGAAAGTGTCGGGGCTTTAATGGACTATTACGATATAGACATCCACGATATTGTCGTCATCTATGATGACTTGGATTTGCCGACTGGCCAGCTGCGGCTCCGCCAAAAAGGCAGTGCGGGAGGCCATAATGGCATTAAGTCACTGATCCAGCATTTAGGGACTCAGCAATTCAACCGCATCCGCATTGGCATCAGCCGCCCTCCTGCAGGCATGAAAGTGCCGGATTACGTGCTGTCGCGCTTTTCGGAAAGTGAAATTCCGGAAGTTGCAGAAGCGGTCAAACAAAGTGCGGAAGCATGTGAGTTATGGCTGTCGAAACCGTATCTGGAAGTAATGAATAATTTTAATGGATCATAA
- a CDS encoding ribose-phosphate diphosphokinase, which produces MKIFALNSNPELAEEIAKHVGLPLGKSSVTHFSDGEIQINIEESIRGCDVFIVQSTSEPVNENLMELLIMIDAVKRASARTVNVVMPYYGYARQDRKARSREPITAKLVANLLETAGATRVIALDLHAPQIQGFFDILIDHLLAVPLLSDYFLNDSGIDLDNVIIVSPDHGGVTRARKMADRLKAPIAIIDKRRPRPNVAEVMNIVGNVEGKTAIIIDDIIDTAGTITIAASALVKSGAKEVYACCTHPVLSGPAVGRINESVIKELIVTNSIALPEEKKTAKIKQLSVAKLMAETIVRVHEQKSVSTLFD; this is translated from the coding sequence ATGAAAATTTTTGCATTAAATTCAAACCCGGAACTGGCGGAAGAAATTGCCAAGCACGTCGGTTTACCGCTTGGAAAAAGTTCAGTTACCCACTTCAGTGATGGTGAAATCCAGATTAATATTGAAGAAAGTATCCGTGGCTGTGACGTTTTTATCGTGCAATCAACTTCCGAGCCGGTCAATGAGAATTTGATGGAACTGCTGATCATGATTGATGCAGTAAAACGTGCCTCTGCCCGTACTGTGAACGTTGTAATGCCTTATTACGGCTATGCCCGCCAAGACCGCAAAGCGCGTTCACGTGAACCAATCACAGCTAAATTGGTAGCAAACCTTCTGGAAACAGCAGGAGCAACACGTGTCATCGCACTGGACCTGCATGCGCCTCAAATCCAAGGGTTCTTTGATATTTTGATTGATCACTTGCTGGCAGTGCCTCTTCTGTCGGATTATTTCTTGAATGACAGCGGCATCGATTTGGATAACGTCATTATCGTTTCACCGGATCACGGCGGTGTAACACGTGCACGTAAAATGGCAGACCGTTTGAAAGCGCCGATCGCTATTATTGATAAGCGCCGTCCACGTCCGAACGTAGCAGAAGTCATGAATATTGTCGGGAACGTGGAAGGAAAAACGGCTATCATCATCGATGACATCATCGATACAGCCGGCACCATTACCATTGCAGCCAGTGCGCTGGTTAAGAGCGGAGCAAAAGAAGTGTATGCTTGCTGTACACATCCTGTGCTTTCAGGCCCTGCAGTCGGACGGATCAACGAGTCTGTCATCAAAGAATTGATTGTGACAAATTCAATCGCGTTGCCGGAAGAAAAGAAAACTGCGAAGATCAAACAGCTTTCTGTTGCAAAATTAATGGCGGAAACAATTGTCCGCGTACATGAACAAAAATCAGTCAGCACGCTGTTTGATTGA
- the ispE gene encoding 4-(cytidine 5'-diphospho)-2-C-methyl-D-erythritol kinase, which yields MLYVKAPAKINLTLDVLHKRPDNYHEIEMIMTTVDLADRIGLKATESGIYIESADRFVPNDSRNLAYQAAQLIKETYGIKSGVIISLDKQIPVAAGLAGGSSDAAATLKGLNQLWQLNLSLDELAELGAKIGSDVSFCVYGGTALAKGRGEIIQELPVPPNCWVILAKPTIGVSTAEVYGAFDVENAQHPNTEEMIEALAKGDYNAMCANLGNALESVTLNLYPEVAQIKDQMKKFGADAVLMSGSGPTVFGLVQQEARIPRIYNGLRGFCTEVYAVRLIGERESLA from the coding sequence ATGCTCTACGTGAAGGCGCCTGCCAAAATCAATTTAACGTTAGATGTTTTACATAAGCGCCCCGATAACTATCATGAGATTGAAATGATCATGACGACAGTCGACTTGGCTGATCGGATCGGGTTGAAAGCAACGGAAAGCGGAATCTATATTGAATCCGCTGATCGCTTTGTTCCGAATGATTCCCGCAACTTAGCTTACCAGGCAGCTCAGTTGATAAAAGAAACATACGGCATTAAATCGGGAGTCATTATTTCCTTGGACAAACAAATTCCGGTTGCGGCTGGACTGGCAGGAGGGAGCAGCGATGCGGCTGCCACTTTAAAAGGATTAAACCAATTATGGCAATTGAATTTGTCGCTCGATGAACTGGCTGAACTGGGTGCGAAAATCGGTTCGGATGTATCTTTTTGTGTCTATGGCGGTACAGCACTTGCAAAAGGACGCGGGGAAATTATCCAGGAGCTGCCCGTTCCGCCTAATTGCTGGGTGATTCTGGCCAAACCGACGATCGGTGTTTCCACAGCGGAAGTTTACGGTGCCTTTGATGTGGAAAACGCCCAGCATCCTAATACAGAAGAAATGATTGAAGCGCTCGCTAAAGGCGATTACAATGCCATGTGTGCTAATTTAGGCAATGCTTTGGAAAGTGTGACGTTGAATCTGTATCCGGAAGTAGCCCAGATCAAAGACCAGATGAAGAAATTTGGAGCAGATGCGGTGTTGATGAGCGGAAGCGGTCCAACAGTTTTTGGGCTAGTCCAGCAAGAAGCCCGGATCCCCCGTATTTACAATGGATTAAGAGGATTCTGTACAGAAGTTTATGCGGTGCGTTTGATTGGAGAACGAGAGTCACTTGCTTAA
- a CDS encoding RidA family protein: MKFVATDKAAAAIGPYSQGVIFGELFYSSGQIPLTPSGEMVEGSIVDQAHQVFANLKAILAEAGSSLESVIKTTVFIKDMNDFAALNEVYASYFGDHKPARSTVEVARLPKDAKVEIEVIAKITE, from the coding sequence ATGAAATTTGTAGCAACAGACAAAGCAGCAGCAGCTATCGGACCGTATTCACAAGGTGTTATTTTTGGGGAATTGTTTTACAGTTCAGGGCAGATTCCGTTGACGCCGTCAGGAGAGATGGTTGAAGGCTCAATCGTTGATCAGGCGCACCAGGTCTTCGCGAATCTCAAAGCCATTCTGGCCGAAGCAGGTTCTTCTTTGGAAAGCGTCATTAAAACAACCGTGTTCATTAAAGACATGAACGATTTTGCAGCACTGAACGAAGTCTATGCTTCTTACTTCGGTGATCATAAGCCGGCTCGTTCTACCGTAGAAGTGGCTCGTCTGCCGAAAGATGCAAAAGTGGAAATTGAAGTTATTGCAAAAATCACAGAGTAA
- a CDS encoding 50S ribosomal protein L25/general stress protein Ctc has translation MTSKISVQKRDSATPHSALTELRNKGIVPGVVYGYQTETIPVSVSEIDLIKTLRESGRNGVINLEVEGKTLNVVLSDFQRDALKGSFKHVDFLAVNMSDELEISVAVHVIGESPGEKEGGVVNQPNREVLIKVKPADIPDALEVDISNLAIGDHLTVGDIRGTVSYEILDEDDFILVSVTAPRTQDELDELEAPTGEGAQPEVIGGEPANDQKKD, from the coding sequence ATGACGTCAAAAATATCGGTACAAAAAAGAGACAGCGCTACACCTCACTCTGCATTAACGGAACTACGCAATAAAGGAATCGTACCTGGAGTCGTTTACGGCTATCAGACAGAAACTATTCCTGTATCAGTTTCAGAAATTGATTTGATTAAAACATTGCGCGAATCTGGACGCAACGGGGTCATTAACCTTGAAGTAGAAGGAAAAACACTGAATGTCGTATTAAGTGATTTCCAACGCGATGCGTTAAAAGGCAGTTTCAAACATGTAGACTTTTTGGCAGTCAATATGTCAGATGAGCTTGAAATTTCCGTAGCTGTTCATGTAATCGGTGAATCTCCGGGAGAAAAAGAAGGCGGAGTCGTTAACCAGCCGAATCGTGAAGTCTTGATTAAAGTTAAACCTGCTGATATTCCCGATGCGCTTGAAGTGGATATATCCAATCTTGCCATTGGTGACCACTTGACAGTCGGCGACATTCGCGGAACTGTTTCTTATGAAATTTTGGATGAAGATGATTTTATCCTTGTATCCGTAACCGCTCCTCGTACGCAGGATGAATTGGATGAGCTTGAAGCACCGACCGGTGAAGGCGCTCAACCAGAAGTAATCGGCGGCGAGCCAGCGAATGACCAGAAGAAGGATTAA
- the spoVG gene encoding septation regulator SpoVG, whose translation MEVTDVRLRRVQTDGRMRAIASITLDNEFVVHDIRVIDGNEGLFVAMPSKRTPDGEFRDIAHPINSGTRNKLQEAILTAYHQSENDPVFEEAGV comes from the coding sequence ATGGAAGTAACTGACGTAAGGCTTCGGCGTGTACAAACAGATGGCCGGATGCGGGCAATCGCTTCCATCACACTGGACAACGAGTTTGTTGTGCATGATATCCGGGTGATTGACGGCAATGAGGGATTATTCGTCGCTATGCCAAGCAAGCGGACACCTGATGGAGAATTCAGGGACATTGCGCATCCAATCAATTCGGGCACACGCAACAAGCTTCAAGAAGCTATTTTGACTGCATATCACCAAAGCGAAAATGACCCGGTCTTTGAAGAAGCTGGAGTTTAA